A region of Lacinutrix sp. Hel_I_90 DNA encodes the following proteins:
- a CDS encoding CHAT domain-containing protein, protein MTTTSHDSLLISLKNNNNLADYAKLAHDLSFEYYKKNDYPKAIKYALEEVRYKKYRSIERQKNSLFNLGLFFFKNENYSKSIAAYNKVIDSFEVDEKTYRAYCENAKNFQKLGDYYQAKNYFKKGLSYPDKISTKHLPLIYLNNIILNRIIESDETLKENVTLLKKMDSLNNITPLNASNFYSLNNEYGIHYNSNNAYNDYKKSKYYHLKALDASVKRKDSARISISSNNIAKLLNLEKNDSALYYIDKGLKFVKKDDPDVAKLYLNQADFFFYKNKLNAAFKSLNTALQLTLPVKIDTSHSAIPDFRVLKQSNNKILTVLILKEKSRYILENSIYSRNKQLLKIAYKNIVLTDRLLDLIRLESSEKESKLLWQKEASQVYALAVDACYKLDKPNEAFYFIEKNKALLLLENIAENNINKSSLVPATVLQQDLDFKKRIYALENKISNSNNTALHDRYYSLKIKYRDFRESLEKKYPSHYKLSKPLNLLGLQNVKNNLKEATVILEYILDKHSSYVLAISKNETVLKKLNNHDILSELVNEYLTLISKPLNNTLDLEKQETTAKQLYDKLFPFKSDSIFKGKTKLVIIPDYTLQNLPFESLKNNKKYLIEDYEISYAYSLSFLNYNKTIKRDAEHTFIGFAPESFNYDKLQTLPRSKIETTTIGNQLDGLVLLDDSASKENFFSKAKDYKIIHLSTHANANDSIAPWIAFKNSKLYLNELYTTKTKAELVVLNACNSSLGEINNGEGVFSLARGFFYSGANSVISSLWNVNDKSNAEITTSFYRYLKQGKTKSASIREAKLDYLRTHTLSEASPYYWSSLILIGDDSSIILYNNSLYFIALAILFVIIIFFILKKLKIVGNKS, encoded by the coding sequence ATGACTACGACTTCTCACGATAGTCTATTAATTTCATTAAAAAATAATAATAATTTGGCTGACTATGCCAAGTTAGCGCATGATCTTTCATTTGAATATTATAAAAAAAATGATTATCCAAAAGCAATTAAATATGCCTTAGAAGAAGTTAGATATAAGAAATACCGCAGTATTGAAAGACAAAAAAATAGCCTGTTTAACTTAGGGCTGTTTTTCTTTAAAAATGAAAACTATTCTAAATCCATAGCGGCCTATAATAAAGTTATTGATAGTTTTGAAGTTGACGAAAAAACCTATCGTGCCTATTGTGAAAATGCTAAAAATTTTCAAAAATTAGGGGATTATTATCAAGCTAAAAATTATTTTAAAAAAGGATTGAGCTACCCTGATAAAATAAGCACAAAACACCTTCCTCTAATATATTTAAATAATATCATTCTTAACCGCATAATTGAAAGTGACGAAACTCTAAAGGAGAATGTGACGCTTTTAAAAAAAATGGATTCGCTTAATAATATAACTCCATTAAATGCATCTAACTTTTATTCCTTAAATAATGAATATGGCATTCATTACAATTCTAATAATGCTTATAATGATTACAAGAAAAGCAAATATTATCATCTAAAAGCCTTAGATGCTTCTGTTAAGAGAAAGGATTCAGCCAGGATCTCTATTTCTTCAAATAATATTGCTAAGTTATTAAATTTAGAAAAAAACGATAGTGCGCTCTATTATATAGATAAAGGTCTAAAATTTGTTAAAAAAGATGACCCCGATGTAGCAAAACTATATTTAAACCAGGCAGATTTCTTTTTTTATAAAAATAAATTAAACGCTGCTTTTAAGAGTTTAAATACGGCCTTACAGTTAACACTCCCCGTTAAAATTGACACTTCACACAGTGCTATCCCTGACTTTAGGGTTTTAAAACAATCTAATAATAAGATACTTACTGTCCTAATTTTAAAAGAAAAATCAAGATATATACTTGAGAATAGTATTTATTCTAGAAACAAACAACTTCTTAAGATTGCATACAAAAATATAGTTCTTACAGACAGGCTCTTAGATCTAATACGCTTAGAAAGTTCAGAAAAAGAGTCTAAATTGCTTTGGCAAAAAGAAGCGTCTCAAGTCTATGCACTTGCAGTAGATGCTTGTTACAAATTAGACAAACCAAATGAGGCTTTTTATTTTATAGAGAAAAACAAGGCACTGCTGCTACTAGAAAACATAGCTGAAAATAACATAAACAAAAGTTCGTTGGTTCCTGCAACTGTGTTACAACAAGATTTAGATTTTAAGAAAAGAATATATGCTTTAGAAAATAAAATAAGTAATAGTAACAACACTGCTTTGCATGACAGATACTACAGCTTAAAAATTAAGTACAGAGATTTTAGAGAATCTTTGGAAAAAAAGTACCCGAGCCATTATAAATTGAGCAAACCTTTAAACCTTTTAGGTCTGCAGAATGTAAAAAACAATTTAAAAGAAGCGACCGTCATTCTAGAATACATTTTAGATAAACACAGCAGTTATGTTTTGGCTATTTCTAAAAACGAAACAGTATTAAAAAAGCTAAACAACCATGACATTTTAAGTGAATTAGTTAATGAATACCTAACATTAATATCTAAGCCGCTTAATAATACATTGGATCTTGAGAAACAAGAGACCACTGCGAAGCAGCTTTACGATAAATTATTTCCGTTTAAAAGCGATTCCATTTTCAAGGGTAAAACTAAATTAGTAATCATTCCAGACTACACGCTTCAGAATTTACCATTTGAAAGTTTAAAAAACAATAAAAAATACCTCATTGAAGATTATGAAATATCTTATGCTTATTCATTATCTTTTTTAAATTATAATAAAACTATAAAGAGAGATGCTGAACATACATTTATTGGCTTTGCACCAGAATCTTTTAATTATGATAAACTACAAACCCTGCCACGCAGTAAGATTGAAACGACTACTATTGGTAATCAATTGGATGGTTTGGTGCTATTAGATGACTCGGCTAGCAAAGAGAACTTCTTTTCTAAAGCTAAGGATTACAAAATTATACACCTCTCTACGCACGCCAATGCTAACGACTCTATTGCGCCCTGGATTGCTTTCAAGAACAGCAAGTTATATTTAAACGAACTCTATACCACAAAAACAAAAGCTGAGTTAGTGGTATTAAATGCCTGCAACAGCTCCTTAGGCGAAATTAATAACGGCGAAGGCGTCTTTAGCTTAGCCCGCGGTTTCTTTTATTCTGGAGCGAATAGTGTGATCTCTTCACTATGGAACGTTAATGACAAATCTAATGCAGAGATTACCACCAGCTTTTATCGCTACTTAAAACAAGGCAAAACTAAAAGCGCTTCTATACGAGAAGCAAAATTAGATTATTTAAGGACACACACACTAAGTGAAGCGTCACCCTATTATTGGTCCTCTTTAATTTTAATTGGTGATGATTCTTCTATTATTTTATATAATAACTCACTGTATTTTATAGCCTTGGCTATTCTCTTCGTAATAATTATATTTTTTATTTTAAAAAAATTAAAAATCGTGGGTAACAAATCTTAG
- a CDS encoding vitamin K epoxide reductase family protein — protein MKDTLSFLVQALLQNNKIKIDSAELDFQIQSHPSYPSLHAITGVLSHFTIVHTAIRVPVDKNTLEQLPASYIGQIKSEDETEFAFVINKGKKYKIIYSNKKSKTISEAIFLEQFTGVLVAVEKDETKPKQQASTAHFQNPLFGIALVLFTVLFFNSEPSLPASIYFILSLIGVGVSLLIIQHDLGLDSKIIDSICSQESKTTNCNAVLNSKGATLYKHIKLSDVSLIYFVAIGVSSLLLSLTRIPLTTLYLISVMALPVIIYSIYYQVKVSKNWCVLCLGIVSILMFQAVPFFITDVNVSIFSIESILLITFSIFTIAGLWLFISSKLKQEQAFRKLKLESHKFKRNFDLFNTLLKQSKTLNTALTNTPEIVLGNTKAALNIMVITNPFCGHCKGVHHLVESILKQHYNDLSITVRFNINTSNLENNGVLVSSRLLELFHTESEQKCLEAMHEIYSTGEASSWLAKWGKSANASIYGDILEAEYAWCLDNNINFTPEILINGKSYPQAYDRSDLIYFIEDLNETCCTNAQTTQLQDTI, from the coding sequence TTGAAAGACACTTTATCCTTTTTAGTACAAGCGCTGCTTCAAAACAATAAAATAAAGATTGATAGTGCAGAATTAGACTTTCAAATACAAAGTCACCCGTCTTACCCAAGTTTGCACGCCATTACAGGAGTTTTAAGTCACTTTACTATTGTGCATACTGCTATTCGCGTTCCTGTAGATAAAAACACTTTAGAACAACTTCCTGCTAGTTATATAGGACAAATAAAAAGTGAAGATGAAACCGAATTTGCCTTTGTTATTAATAAAGGCAAAAAATATAAAATTATATATAGCAATAAAAAAAGTAAAACCATTTCTGAAGCTATTTTTTTAGAACAGTTTACAGGTGTTTTGGTTGCCGTCGAGAAAGACGAAACAAAACCTAAACAACAAGCCAGTACTGCTCATTTTCAAAACCCACTATTCGGTATTGCCTTAGTATTATTTACAGTCTTATTTTTTAATTCTGAGCCAAGTCTTCCTGCTTCCATTTACTTTATATTATCCTTAATAGGTGTTGGAGTAAGCCTTTTAATTATACAGCATGATTTAGGATTAGACTCTAAAATTATTGATAGCATTTGTTCCCAAGAAAGTAAAACAACCAATTGTAATGCCGTTTTAAATTCTAAAGGTGCAACGCTTTACAAACACATAAAGCTTAGCGATGTCAGTCTCATTTATTTCGTTGCGATTGGTGTGTCTTCACTATTACTCAGTCTTACAAGAATACCCCTAACTACTTTATACTTAATAAGTGTGATGGCTTTACCAGTAATTATTTATTCTATATACTATCAAGTAAAGGTTTCAAAAAACTGGTGTGTTTTATGTTTGGGCATTGTATCCATATTAATGTTTCAAGCAGTACCTTTTTTTATTACTGATGTAAATGTATCCATTTTTAGTATTGAGAGCATTCTCTTGATTACTTTTTCGATTTTTACAATTGCTGGACTTTGGTTATTTATAAGTTCAAAATTAAAACAAGAGCAAGCGTTTAGAAAATTAAAACTAGAATCTCATAAATTTAAAAGAAACTTTGACTTGTTCAACACCCTATTAAAACAATCTAAAACGCTAAACACTGCTTTAACCAACACTCCAGAAATCGTTTTAGGAAACACAAAAGCCGCATTAAATATTATGGTAATCACCAATCCTTTTTGCGGACACTGTAAAGGGGTACATCATTTAGTGGAATCCATTTTAAAGCAGCATTATAATGACCTTAGTATTACAGTACGCTTTAATATAAACACCAGTAACTTAGAAAATAATGGGGTGTTGGTCTCAAGTAGATTGTTAGAACTATTCCATACAGAAAGTGAACAAAAATGCTTAGAAGCCATGCATGAGATTTATAGTACAGGCGAGGCAAGCTCTTGGTTAGCTAAATGGGGAAAATCTGCCAATGCTAGCATCTATGGAGACATCCTCGAAGCCGAATACGCCTGGTGCTTAGATAACAATATTAATTTTACACCAGAAATCTTAATTAATGGCAAATCATACCCGCAAGCGTATGACAGAAGTGATTTAATTTATTTTATTGAAGACTTAAATGAGACTTGTTGCACAAATGCACAGACTACTCAATTACAAGATACGATATAA